In Carya illinoinensis cultivar Pawnee chromosome 9, C.illinoinensisPawnee_v1, whole genome shotgun sequence, the following are encoded in one genomic region:
- the LOC122277054 gene encoding probable leucine-rich repeat receptor-like protein kinase At1g35710: protein MAVSSLFISNIPIVAWAIWIFLCGNCLDNALHQLVNVAAASGSISTLQLEQAKTLHETGWWPSSSNYSSACHWNGITCNDGGSVTSIDRFHQGLRGQLKLNFSFFPNLESLELGWNNLTGLIPLEIGMLKNLTSLYLFGNMFVGPIPTTLGHLTNLRFLDLARNKINESISPEIGMLKNLAYLSLSSNMLVGPIPSTISHLTNLRILYLDRNKIYGFIPPEIGMLKNLTVLSLYSNMLVGPIPTILCHLTNLRILYLDQNKINGSIPPEIGMLKNLFSLSLYSNMLVGPIPSTVGHLTHLEYLNISWNKINGSIPPKIGMLKSLSSLSIYSSMLIGSIPSAIGHLTNLKSLILGKSQINGSIPSEIGMLKNLIYLSLYSNMLIGPIPTTLSHLTNLDYLDLSQNKINGSIPPEIGMMKNLTTLDLHLNMLIGPIPSTVGHFTNLRYLDLSQNKINGSIPPEIRMLKNLSSLSLYSNILVGPIPSTIGHLTNLRYLDLGANKISGSIPPEIGMLKNLTTLYLE from the coding sequence ATGGCAGTCTCCTCCCTTTTCATTTCCAATATACCGATAGTAGCATGGGCTATCTGGATCTTTTTATGCGGAAACTGTTTGGATAATGCACTTCATCAGCTTGTTAACGTTGCAGCAGCATCTGGATCAATATCTACCCTTCAACTTGAACAAGCCAAGACTTTGCACGAGACTGGGTGGTGGCCGTCCAGTAGTAATTATTCAAGTGCTTGTCACTGGAATGGTATTACTTGCAATGATGGAGGAAGCGTCACAAGCATCGATAGATTTCATCAAGGTTTGAGAGGTCAGTTGAAACTCAACTTCTCTTTCTTCCCAAATTTAGAAAGTCTTGAGCTTGGTTGGAACAACCTTACGGGGCTCATCCCACTTGAGATAGGGATGTTGAAAAATCTGACCTCTTTATACCTTTTTGGGAACATGTTCGTCGGTCCAATCCCAACTACTCTAGGTCATCTAACTAATTTGAGATTTTTAGATCTTGCTCGGAATAAAATTAATGAATCCATTTCACCCGAAATAGGGATGCTGAAAAATCTTGCTTATTTATCTCTTTCATCGAACATGCTCGTCGGTCCAATCCCTTCCACAATTAGTCATTTAActaatttgagaattttataccttgatagaaataaaatctatGGATTCATTCCCCCCGAAATAGGGATGCTGAAAAATCTGACTGTTTTATCCCTTTATTCGAACATGCTCGTCGGTCCAATCCCTACCATTCTGTGCCATTTGActaatttgagaattttataccttgatcaaaataaaatcaatggatCAATTCCTCCTGAAATAGGGATGCTAAAAAATCTGTTCTCTTTATCCCTTTATTCCAACATGCTCGTCGGTCCAATCCCTTCCACAGTTGGTCATTTAACTCATTTGGAATATTTAAACATTAGCTGGAATAAAATCAATGGATCCATTCCCCCCAAAATAGGGATGCTGAAAAGTCTGTCCTCTTTATCCATTTATTCAAGCATGCTCATCGGTTCAATCCCTTCCGCAATTGGTCATTTAACTAATTTGAAATCTTTGATCCTTGGTAAAAGTCAAATCAATGGATCCATTCCCTCCGAAATAGGGATGCTAAAAAACTTGATCTATTTATCTCTTTATTCGAACATGCTCATCGGTCCAATCCCTACCACTCTTAGCCATTTAACTAATTTGGACTATTTGGACCTtagtcaaaataaaatcaatggatCCATTCCTCCCGAAATAGGGATGATGAAAAATCTAACCACTTTAGACCTTCATTTGAACATGCTCATCGGTCCAATCCCTTCCACAGTTGGTCATTTCACTAATTTGAGATATTTGGACCTTAGTCAGAATAAAATCAATGGATCAATTCCTCCCGAAATAAGGATGCTGAAAAATCTATCCTCTTTATCCCTTTATTCAAACATACTCGTCGGTCCAATCCCTTCCACAATTGGTCATTTAACCAATTTGAGATATTTAGACCTTGGGGCGAATAAAATCAGTGGATCCATTCCTCCCGAAATAGGGATGCTGAAAAATCTGACCACTTTATACCTCGAA
- the LOC122276200 gene encoding MDIS1-interacting receptor like kinase 2-like: protein MLIGPIPSTIGHLTNLKYLDLRRNKISGSIPPEIGMLNNLTSLSLGSNMLVGPIPTTLGHLTNLESLDLSQNKINGSIPPEIGMLNNLTYVNLCHNFISDEIPTALGTIGKRDSCRQFKIFPPRHKSKKSIITEIEIFAPITTFLAFLVIGSILLSRCVLKKNQIESRGSKNGNIFSIWNYDGHIAYEDIIEATEDFDIRYCIGTGGYGSVYKAELPSGNVVALKKLHQREVENPVFCKSFINEVRVLTEIRHQNIVKLHGFCVHKRCRFLIYEYMERGSLFCVLRNVDEAMELDWSKRVNIIKVTAHALSYMHHECIPAIVHRDISSNNILLNSEFQGFISDFGTAKLLDPDSSNQTLVVGTYGYIAPEFAYTMTVTEKCDVYSFGVVALEVLMGRHPGELLSSLSSSSSQNMMLNEILDQRLPPPNRLIGQDILLVATIAFACLHTQPKSRTTMKCVSQEFLSRKKLNVIPLTTVSLSQLRKQATYMVGSGFAYC, encoded by the exons ATGCTCATCGGTCCAATTCCTTCCACAATTGGTCATTTAactaatttgaaatatttggacCTTCGTCGGAATAAAATCAGTGGATCAATTCCTCCCGAAATAGGGATGCTAAACAATTTGACCTCTTTATCCCTTGGTTCGAACATGCTTGTCGGTCCAATCCCAACCACTCTGGGTCATTTAACTAATTTGGAATCTTTGGATCTTAGTCAGAATAAAATCAATGGATCCATTCCTCCTGAAATAGGGATGCTAAATAATTTGACCTATGTTAACCTTTGCCATAACTTTATTAGTGATGAAATACCCACTGCACTTGGGACCATTGGCAAAAGGGATTCATGTcgtcaattcaagatttttccTCCACGTCACAAAAGCAAAAAATCAATCATAACCGAAATAGAAATTTTTGCTCCCATCACCACTTTCCTTGCATTCCTAGTTATTGGGAGTATTCTCTTGTCTCGTTGTGTGCTCAAGAAAAATCAGATTGAGTCTAGGGGATCAAAGAATGGAAACATATTCTCAATATGGAATTATGATGGACATATTGCATATGAAGACATCATTGAAGCAACCGAAGATTTTGACATCAGATATTGCATTGGAACTGGTGGTTATGGTAGCGTTTACAAAGCAGAATTACCAAGCGGAAATGTGGTTGCCTTAAAGAAACTTCATCAGAGAGAGGTTGAGAATCCAGTTTTCTGTAAGAGTTTTATAAATGAGGTGAGGGTGTTAACAGAGATTCGACATCAAAATATTGTAAAGTTGCATGGGTTCTGTGTACATAAAAGATgcagatttttaatttatgaataCATGGAAAGGGGAAGCCTATTTTGTGTCCTAAGAAATGTTGATGAAGCTATGGAACTGGATTGGAGCAAGAGGGTAAACATCATCAAAGTCACAGCACACGCCTTATCTTACATGCATCATGAATGCATCCCAGCAATTGTTCATAGAGATATATCATCCAACAACATTTTGCTGAACTCTGAATTCCAAGGTTTTATCTCTGACTTTGGAACTGCTAAACTTCTTGATCCTGACTCATCCAATCAAACATTGGTTGTTGGCACTTATGGTTACATTGCTCCAG AGTTTGCTTACACAATGACAGTTACTGAAAAATGTGATGTATATAGCTTTGGAGTGGTGGCACTAGAAGTATTAATGGGAAGGCATCCAGGAGAACTCTTGtcctcattatcatcatcatcatctcaaaACATGATGCTAAATGAAATATTAGACCAACGTCTGCCACCTCCAAATCGTCTAATTGGACAGGATATTTTGCTTGTTGCTACAATAGCATTTGCATGCCTTCACACTCAGCCAAAATCTCGGACTACAATGAAATGTGTATCACAAGAATTTCTCTCCCGCAAAAAGCTGAATGTCATACCCTTGACTACGGTTTCACTCTCGCAACTGAGGAAACAAGCAACATATATGGTTGGATCAGGATTTGCTTATTGTTAG